DNA sequence from the Prolixibacter sp. SD074 genome:
TTTGACAAAGCCCGTATCGACGCACTGTTGGGAATCAGGTAATTTTCCTGTCACGCCATGTACCGGACTTTCCGGAAAGGCGTTACTGAAGCCGATTCTTTTGCCAAAGTATCTTTTGGGTTCCTGATTTTGGTTGTATTTTTAATAGCCATAGTTATTCATTGACACCGATTTTCGACTGTGATATTTAATTTGTTAAACCATAATTATTTAGGTACCATGAGAGAGCTTCAACCAGTGAATCAGAATGTACTGATTGAGTTAACCGAAGATAGCCACGAAGAAAAAACGGCTGGTGGAATTATTATTCCCGATTCGGCAAAAGCAAAAAAGAACATTGGCAAAGTAGCTGCCATCAGCAACGTTGAAAACCCGGAAATTGCCGTGGGTGACATGGTGCTGTACAAAGAGTTCAGCGGAAATGAAGTTGAATTCGAAGGGAAAAAATATCTGTTGCTTCCCTACGCCGACATCTTGTCGAAAGTAGTGGAAACCGACGAAATCTGATTCTCTTTTTTCAATCAGAAAATCCCGTATTCGGCTAAGCCGTTACGGGATTTCTTTTTTATCCTGAGGCACTGTTTAGTTCACCAATTCCATTTCATCTAACAGGTAGCCCGCTCCCGCAAATTTGTCGATGATAAACAATGCATAGCGGATGTCGAGCATAATGTTGCGACACTCATCCGGGTCGAACATGATGTCACTCATCGTTCCTTCCCAGGCACGATCGAAATTCACGCCAACCAGGTTTCCTTCCGCATCAACTACCGGACTTCCTGAATTTCCTCCGGTAGTATGATTCGATGCACAAAAAGCCACCGTAACCTGCCCTTTTCCATTCGTATACGAACCAAAATCCTTCTGTTGATACAGCTCTTTCAACCGGTCCGGCACATCATAATCATACACCTCCGGATTGTCTTTTTCCATGATTCCCTTCAGCGTTGTGTAGTAATTATAGTGCACGCCGTCGCGAGGATTATAACCTTCCACCTTTCCGTATGCCACACGCAGCGTAAAGTTTGCGTCTGCCATCATCCGTTTGCCTTCATTCATTTCGAGCAAACCAGCCATGTACAACTTCTGATTGGCTTTTATCGAATCGCTCAGCTCACGGTAACGGGGCTCCACTTTAACTTCATATGTATTTCGAAGCGCTCTGTACAGTTGCATCACCGGATCTTTCTCCAGCTTTTTCACTGAGCGGTTATCAAAATCATTCAACATTTCATTCAGCGCTTTCTCATCCGTCAGCACCGATTTCTGATAGAGTTTCGTCAATTTTTCAGGTGTGAACTTCGTCAATTCCTCCGGCAACCATTTTCCCGGAAGGCCGTGAGCATACATGGCCAATAATGCCGAAAATACTTTTTCGTCCGTAGGTTGATGATAATCTTTAAAATAGCTGACCAACTCCTCTTTCACTTCCGGAATTGCTCCTTCCAAACAACCTGTTTCGTGGTATTCAGCCAACCGGCGAATACGATCGAATTTCTGCGCCAAGCTAAAAATATCGGTCCCCCGTTTCACGACCTCCGAGTAATAATCATCGGCACGTTGGTAGGGAGCAAATTCCGCATACAACTCCCCGAAACGGGTCAGCACACTATCGTATTTTCCCTTCCGGGAAGAAGAATCATCCAGCCATTCAGTAAAGGCTTTTTCCCCCTCCTGTTTTTTCTCCACCGCGTGCAGTCGTTTCAATCCTTTCACCTCGCCTTGCCAGCGTTTCCAGGAATTGGACGTGCGCGCGTATTTCGAGGCATATTGAATACGAACTGCCCGATCGGCTTTCATATCGGCAGCCAAAATATTCAATTTCTTCGTCCGGATAGCGACCTTTTCCGGGTCACTTTGTGCCATAATCAGTTTCACTCCCTGCGAAGGCAAGTATTCCTTCGTTGTTCCCGGGTAACCAAAAACCATAGTGAAATCGCCTTTTTTCACTCCACCCATCGAAATGGGGAAAAATTTCTTCGGTTTATACGGAATATTGTCGGGTGAATATTCAGCCGGCTTGTTATCCTTACCGGCATAAATGCGGAAAACAGA
Encoded proteins:
- a CDS encoding S46 family peptidase, which codes for MNFKNLLLSFLFLCVTIFSASAKEGMWVPTLLQKYNIEEMQQMGFKLTADDIYSVNHASMKDAVVIFGGGCTGEVISPDGLLITNHHCGYSSIQKHSSVEHDYLTDGFWAMNRGEELPNPGLTVKFLVRMDDVTARVLEGVTDSLTESEKQVRINENTAKIEKEATEGTDYTAVVKPLFYGNQYFVYVYEVYKDIRLVGAPPSAIGKFGGDTDNWMWPRHTGDFSVFRIYAGKDNKPAEYSPDNIPYKPKKFFPISMGGVKKGDFTMVFGYPGTTKEYLPSQGVKLIMAQSDPEKVAIRTKKLNILAADMKADRAVRIQYASKYARTSNSWKRWQGEVKGLKRLHAVEKKQEGEKAFTEWLDDSSSRKGKYDSVLTRFGELYAEFAPYQRADDYYSEVVKRGTDIFSLAQKFDRIRRLAEYHETGCLEGAIPEVKEELVSYFKDYHQPTDEKVFSALLAMYAHGLPGKWLPEELTKFTPEKLTKLYQKSVLTDEKALNEMLNDFDNRSVKKLEKDPVMQLYRALRNTYEVKVEPRYRELSDSIKANQKLYMAGLLEMNEGKRMMADANFTLRVAYGKVEGYNPRDGVHYNYYTTLKGIMEKDNPEVYDYDVPDRLKELYQQKDFGSYTNGKGQVTVAFCASNHTTGGNSGSPVVDAEGNLVGVNFDRAWEGTMSDIMFDPDECRNIMLDIRYALFIIDKFAGAGYLLDEMELVN
- a CDS encoding co-chaperone GroES translates to MRELQPVNQNVLIELTEDSHEEKTAGGIIIPDSAKAKKNIGKVAAISNVENPEIAVGDMVLYKEFSGNEVEFEGKKYLLLPYADILSKVVETDEI